The Cuculus canorus isolate bCucCan1 chromosome 3, bCucCan1.pri, whole genome shotgun sequence DNA window GCAGCAAGATTTTTTGCTAGTAGTTTTCGTGTAGGTGGCCCTGGGGAACTGCTGATGAGTCCTGTTAGCTGTTCTAcaagtttcttctgtttttccttgacATCTGTCTGTTAATgaaccaaaaataaataaaatgagagaagTTATTTAATCCTTTGCCTTGCCTCCAATGCCCAGAGAAACCTACAAGAAATTGAAGTAAACCTGACATAACTCCTACTTCTATGTAATTCAGCAAATTGATACCTCACAGAGATTTGCAAAGCATTCAATAATAGCATAGACAGATGCTAAACGCTCAGAATTAGCTGTTACTCtacttaatttttacttttttaaaaatacttcctaAAAATACAGCAAGACCTGCCTAGAACATCTTTTAATCCTCTTTACCATCAAGAAGCCCTGGTCTGGGAGGGAAAGTTTAgcctttcaaatattttcaacaaTGAAGAACTCAAACCAAGCTATGTGTTATGTACTAGAGTCATACTGACTGCCTACAATGAAACAATTTAGAGCTACTAACTAAAACAGAGGCTCTTCAGGCTGAATCTGAAATCATACAGTTATGTTTTagtaagaaatggaaaaaaaaaaaacaaaacattaaattacCTTGTTAGCAGCTACTAGCACTTTATCCAAAAATCTTAACCACTCAAAGATAAAGACTGGTCTCTTTGCTTCTGTGATTTGAGCTAATGCTTCCTCGTTCAGTAACAAACTATGAGCCAGCTCCATAACTGGTTAAATCCTGGTTTTATTGCAAATTTGTGTAGCaactctaaaataaaaatgtaaacattagTATACAATACAGTACAACAGTACAAAGCTTTGacaatcaaatgaaaatacGAAGATGAAATCTATAGATTACAATATCATGATTGCAGTCTGCTTAGACTTGTCTTAGCTAAGCAGTCCCACATAAAAACTACTCACATATTTACAACTTAATACATCCATTACCATTTCAAGGAACACAGttattaattataaaaaaacaCCTACAGGCAACTTCAGGGTGCTAACTCTTAACcaagaaaaatatactgaagtccctgtttaaattaaaaaaaaggtaaagggAGTCATCTCACTGTTTCctcttaaataaaacagaataaggaTTGTCCCTAATCAAGACGTTTGACCACACTCCCAAAATCTGGGCAAGAACTTGGCCACCTTCTCATCACCTTCCATAGACAAGATGAGAAGGAGGTGAGCCTATTTCCAGCCATAACAAATTTGAGAGAGGCAGGAACAGCAACAGCATTTGGCATCACTGACTTAAGACTTCCCAGATCTCACAAGCCTTGCTTTAAATGCTGTACAAATAAGTCCTCTCAAACCCAGAGACTGCAAGTCTCCCCTACAGGTTAAATACTGCAGATCAAACACTGGAGATTCTGCTCAAAATGCAAATAGggcacagcagcaaagcactaCCAAAAGCATACTATCAGTGTAAGCAAACACTCTGCAGACTTGTCCAAACCACATTTAAACAACGTGTAGCTGtttaaagcagaagagattaaaaaaaccccaaaacttatctaaaaatcacaaaattaagTCAATCACCTTTagcaaaaagaaacccaaaaagcagaaaaccccCACCTCTAAACCTGAACGCAGCGATGCTGAAACCTCAGATCttgggcaaaactgaaaaagcaaagcaactaAGAAATATCATGAAAGACACCATCTTCTGACAGCTGTGCCGTTCCATTTGTGTCCTCAAGTGCTCACAGCTGCTTCCTCATTTGCTGTCAAAATCAACAAATTCTTAAAGTCAAATGCAGtgatttaaacagaattttatttttttaaaaaaaccaatccCCAGATTAGACACTAGTAAAGGCCCACACATCAATGTTACAACTGTATTATGGGTCTAAATTCACCCTAATGATTTGGTGCTGATGAAATTAAAGCATCACAATGTCTCTAACCCTAGATTTGTTCCCTGCTCTTTGATACTTTGCatgactatactcctcactgCATACATCTCCAGTGACAGATCAGCAAAGGTGGAAGAGCCGCATATGGAAGCACACACAGCCTGACCCTGACACCTCCAGACATCTTCcgagtttgttttttcttttaagttataAAAAAATTGAGGAGGTATTGTCTGTCAATAATGCAAACACATCACCTCAAAACACCTTTATATGAGATCAATGCAATGAATGACGCATGATTCTTTGGATATCATCCCAGAGATCTATACTACTTATCACACCTGCAGAGCACAGGAGTACGATGACGGCACAGCTCAAGtgtccttttcctccccagactaaagtttttattttcccctggCCTCTAGAGCCATGTTCCCCTTATACACCTTCCACACATTCCTTTACCTCTTCATCTAAATTTGGGAAACACAAGCTCTGAGCTACCAAATCTGTGCACACACCGAGCTGAAGCACAAGGGGTTGGATCTACTGATTCTGGTGAGGACTGGGTGTTACTGTGCATGtcacaaataataaatacattgcTATTTCCCACAGGATCCAGACCAAAAGCCTACCAAAGCCAACTGGCATCCAACAAATTATGTCAACACATTATAGCAATTATAAAACGTTCAGATGTACTAGCATTCCTTTCTATTGTCCAGCTATTTCTCTCTAGCctaaatcatggaatcatagcattgtagaatcgttaaggttggaaaagacctttgtgatcatccagtccaactgtcagcccagaTCAACCATTTAGATCTCCATCATACAGGCACTTCAGCAGAATAACCAAGAAAGCTGATAAACGGGCACATTTAAGAGAAGTGACATCCTCCTGCGCCAGGTGAAAGGCTTTTGGGCCCTTCTACCTGTATGAGttactttaaaaagctttaacACATCTCCCACTGCAACTTACCTGGTTTAAAAAACCCCTCATGAAGTAATGCCTCAAGACCACATTATGATCCCAGCAACACACCCATTCCTCGGTAAAGAATAATgttgaagaatcatagaatggtttggcttggaagagaccatgaaggtcatctaggCTACCCCCCTTGGTGAGCcaggacatcttcaactcaatcaggtcactcagagccccatccaactggACgatgaatgcttccagggacggggcacccaccacctctctggggaAACcgtttcagtgtttcaccaccctcagtgaacaaaatttcttcctaatatctagtctaaacttgtcctcttttagttttaaatcaTTAGCCCTTATCCTGTCGCTACAGCTAcagaccctgctaaaaagtttttccccatcttccttaaaggcccctttaagtactgaaaggccacaataaggtctccttggagtcttctccaagctgaacaatcaAAACTCCcccagcctgtcttcacagaaGAGGcattccatccctctgatcttttttgtggccctcctctagacctgctccaacagatccatatctTTCCTGTTCTGAGGACTCCACAGCTGGACGCAGCAAGTGagggtctcacgagagcagagcagaggggtagaatcacttccctcgccctgctggccacacttcttttgatgcagcccaggatacagttggccttcagggctgcgagcgcacatcgccagctcatgtccagttTTCCACCCATAAgtactcccaggtccttctccgcaggactgctctcaatcccttcatccctcagCCCGCATGGATACCGAGGGCTGCCCTGACCCTGCACTCTGCCTTgctgaatctcatgaggttcacacaggcccacttctcaagctcCCTCAGGATGGTGAAGGGAGGTATgaataaatcattatgttaagGGAAAGAATTAGCTGAAGCAATTACTCTTGGCCGGCTTGTGGCTAGAAAGAAcgtgattgtaacaggagtttagcttgcTTACTAGTTGACACAAGCAACAAATCAAGCAGTGTGTATCTTAAAGAAACTTATCTCCGACTGATGCTCCAAGCTGCGGAAGCAGGGCTggctagaagaaaaaaaaaaggacagttctgcaggagaaacaaagaacagaccagagctcaccaagaggacacagtgATGAAGGAGGTAAGATGAAGACCACCAGAGGCTTCTGAAGACCACACAGAAACTGTGATGCGCATACGAGAGTGGGTGATAAACTACAATAATGagttctcaaaaaaataatgaacatgTAATGTGTTTGAATCTCTATGAACAGGtgtgtttaaccagtataaaagtcacGTAACCAGCCCAAATAGTCGCACACATTAGGTGGAATCATCCTGTGTGTGCCCGGCGTCGCATTAAAGGATCCCTACTTAATAATCACACTGGCATTGACTcttgagtttggctttttcacAGCATTAATGGCATCGCGTCAGAGAGCGGCCAGGAGCATGCTGCCTTCCACGCACCGCTCCCCCACCATGGATGTACACATGGATGCACACACTGGACACACACATGTGATGCACACATCAGATGCACACAcagaacacacacacagccGCACGCATGGGATGCACACATGGATGATGCACACATGGATGATGCACAACACAGATGCAGACATTAGATGCACACACGGGATGCACATGCAGGatgcacacagagacacacacacgGATGATGcgcacagagacacacacacgGATGATTCACACACGGGACGCACACATGGATGATGCACACATGGGATGCACACAAGGACGCACACACGGACACACACACTGGATGCACACATTGGACGATGCACACGTTGGACTCAAAACACGGACGCACACGCGGGATGCAGACATTGGATGTACACATGAATGCACACACGGATGCAGACATGGATGATGTACACATGGATGTATACACGGATGATACACACAGAGATGATACACACACAGATAGATGatacacacacagatgcacacGCGAGACGCGCACGGACGCGCGCACGGGATGCTCCCGCCCCCGCCAGGTCCCGGCGCGCGCCCCGCTCCTACCGCGCGGCCGCCGCGTGCTGCTGGCTCAGCGCCGCGTCGGGCGCCGCTATCGGGCGCCGCTTCCGCCCCCGCTGCGCCCCCGGCCCGGCGCTCCGCAGGACGCGAGCTGCTGCGTCCCCAGGCCCGGCGCAGCGCGGAGGcggagcaggagcaggaagcGGCGCGCGCGCAGgcgcggggaggggagggaggcgGGGGCAGCGGCCGCGCGCAGGCGCTGCCATCGGCCGGAGGCGAGCAGGAGTGGGTGAGTGTGTGAGGATCGCCGGGAGCGGCCCGACAGgggtggagagggagggaaagggagggagagaggggaaagggagggagagagggggaagggagggagggagggagggagggagaagaaagagagggaggaagggaaagagggagggaaacagAGCgatggagggaaagagagagagagagcgagggagggaaaggaagggaggagaagcagagaaagggagaaaaagagagagggaaagggagaaagagagggaaagagggaggaaggaagagaaaagaagggaggaaaatagaaggggggaggaagggatggagggaggaaaagagaggaaaagagggaggaatGGAAATacagagggaaagggggagaaaaagagggaggaatggaaagggagggagggaggaaaagaaagagggagggaaaagggggggaagggaaaggggaagggagagagcaagaagggaaggtggggaagagagaagtagggaaagagagggagggagagatggaagaggggaaagggggaatgaaggggggagggagagatggaggaagggagaggggggatgaagagagggagggaaagagaagggtagggatggaaagagagagaagggcagAGAAATGTGCGTGGCATCTCATTCCCTGTGTTCCCATGTTTTCGTCCCTCAGTGCTGTGCCCCTCCAGCCTTTGACCACATAGTGCGTGCAAGTTCTTCCTGTGGGTTCTGTGTGtgagctgcagagaaacagaatgTGAGGTAAAGCTTGTTGAGGGCGTTCAGAGGAAAGGGGTCAGAACAGGGCACGTGCGCTGAAcatggaggaagatgaagaggaagacTACAtgtctgatttatttattaagtAAGTTGATGGCTCTTTTGTTCCTTCTTAAGtgatttttaaacatgaaaaaaaacccaaagtgcTAATATTTACTGGAATTATTAACACTTAGACAGGATGTAAGGCCAGGCTTGCCCATGGTGAGGCGGGTGAAGGAAGCTattcagaaagaagagaagcaaaaggaagCCAATGAGAAGAACAGACAAAAGAGtataaaagaagaagaaaaagagagacgGGACTTGGTATTGAAAAGTGCATTGGGCACTGAGAACAAAGGCTTTGCTTTGCTCCAGAAGATGGGCTACAAGAGCGGCCAGGCCCTTGGCAAGAGTGGTAAGTTTGTCACTGTCTGGAATTGTGTGCCTATATCAGGTGTGCCTTCATATTTTACGGACTGCAGCTGCTTCTTCGTTTATATACAGGGTCAATAGGTGCCTCTGGGAGCCCCAGCATTCCTACACTGTCAATGTGtagtagcagaaaaaaaagatgagagcAAATCTCTAAGAACCGTAATAGAAATGGTATGGACTCTCAAGAGATAAGAGGGAAGCAGCAGTGCTTGCTGCTTAGTAAATGCATTTCCAGATGTGCATGCCTACAGGAATTGCAGTAAGGTTGCTTTGATGGTCTTGCAAAGataatcagttaaaaaaaaatgtcagcctTCCTCTTTGAGTTTATAGTTGGATTGTAAAAAAGTGATGATGTACACTTATCTACCCTTAAGAAGCCTTAATAGGGGAAGTAAAATCAATTAAACACAGCACACCAGTAAAACAAAGCTGTTGTGCCAGTTCATTGTGTCTCTATCAGACAATCAGTAAATGAACTGGcccaaacagattttttttattcttcatctttGTCAGCTTGGGAGATTCTAGAATGAAAAATGCTACAGAAGGCTGTAACAAAGCAGTCTTCATCATAGGTATGTTATGCCTGTCAAATCAAGaccattttgtttcatttgggtTGTGTCCTGAAAAAAAGTATACAGCTATTTAGCagacaagctgaaaaaaaacgAGGGAGTTCAAGTTAGCTGGGTTGTTTGTAATGCGCTGAATGCAAACTGATTTGGGAGTTTTCAACTTCCAAGCAACAAAACTACAAGATAACGTGCATATTTAATAGCAAAAGCAGTTTGCCTACTTGAATATACTGCATGAATCACAATTTGGGAAAGACCCTATTTGTTAAATTGGCCTATTTTTTCTCTCATAGGAGAAGGCATTGTTGAACCTATTCCTCTGAACATTAAAACAGGTTTGTAATACTTCCTAATTCACTTAGTTGGATGTCAGAACTTCTCAACTGCTTACATTCATCTTTTGAATTTACATAGGCAGAAGTGGGCTTGGTCatgaggaattaaaaaagcgaaaagctgaagaaaaactggaaaactaTAGACAAAAACTCCATATGCAAAAACAAGCAAATGAACAAGCTGCAGATCAGTTCAGGTAAAATGATGTAGCTGCTATTCCAAGCAGTGTCAAAACAACCATTCTTTTTATGCTTTAAGTTTGTTGGTTATTTTAACGTGGTACTATTTTTGAATGTTGTTCACGTGAGAGATAAGCATTGAAATATAGAGTAATTATTTCTCAGTTCTAAAGCAAAGGAACAGTGTAATGCCTAAAGTGTGTGATGCGTCATTTACTTTTGTAAATGTTAGTAAAGCAAACAACATAGATACTAACTCTTCTCAAAGCACTTTCAACTTTTTAAATCAGAGGGCCATGTCATCTTTCTTAATATAAAAAGCACAGATAATCCTGCAGGGTTTTAAATGGTGTTAAAAACCaaggtggtttttttattttatgttttgctgtttttattttctcccagtTTCCTTGTTGTTTGTGGAGAAAAGCCTAGGCTGAATCTTCTGCAGGTGTTTCAGTGAATCACTTTTTTCATATGTTACAAAAAAGTGGTGAAGAAACAGTATTCATTGTAGTGTGTCTTGAAGGTATAATTCCcaaaaaatgtgtttgctcACACAGAAATAATGTCAGAAGGATTTCTTAACTTCAGTGTTGTTGTGGTCTGAGAGAATTGGTAGGGCTAGAATCTTagctttttt harbors:
- the GPATCH11 gene encoding G patch domain-containing protein 11 isoform X2, with amino-acid sequence MEEDEEEDYMSDLFIKQDVRPGLPMVRRVKEAIQKEEKQKEANEKNRQKSIKEEEKERRDLVLKSALGTENKGFALLQKMGYKSGQALGKSGEGIVEPIPLNIKTGRSGLGHEELKKRKAEEKLENYRQKLHMQKQANEQAADQFRIRFKNKQEERKMEGDLRKSQRACQQLDMQKETWYWLTPEEEDKKDEEDEEDECTSSDLSVSEKLHILTAYLREEHFYCIWCGTTYEDSEDLSSNCPGDSAADHD
- the GPATCH11 gene encoding G patch domain-containing protein 11 isoform X1 yields the protein MEEDEEEDYMSDLFIKQDVRPGLPMVRRVKEAIQKEEKQKEANEKNRQKSIKEEEKERRDLVLKSALGTENKGFALLQKMGYKSGQALGKSGEGIVEPIPLNIKTGRSGLGHEELKKRKAEEKLENYRQKLHMQKQANEQAADQFRIRFKNKQEERKMEGDLRKSQRACQQLDMQKDIDVPKETWYWLTPEEEDKKDEEDEEDECTSSDLSVSEKLHILTAYLREEHFYCIWCGTTYEDSEDLSSNCPGDSAADHD